A genomic region of Candidatus Eisenbacteria bacterium contains the following coding sequences:
- a CDS encoding MFS transporter — protein MADAVRARAQWAWCLYDWANSAFATSVVSAILPVYFAGVAARTMAPHQATALWGYASAAALAVTAVLSPIAGALADQTRRRKPWLLACVLLGVAGTLVLAAMPGQPWWGLLTAFGVAFIAFATGNVLYDSLLPGIAHDAELHAVSARGFALGYLGGGLLLAVHLALVLAPRRFGLPDAGAATRVAFASVAAWWLVFSLPLFRDVPEPEGESHGVPAARLAAATLRRLGRTLAHIAERRDLLRFLIAFWLYSDGIGTIIKMATIYGAEVGIGRRDLIGALLMVQIVAAPASLAFGRLARSLGPKLAVLLGLAGYCGISVFAYFLQKPWHFWVLALLVALFQGGTQALSRSMFASLVPKRQVSELFGFYSVSEKLAGVVGPILFAIVTQLTGGGRLATLTLLPLFLGGAWLLWRVDLERGAREAGAGDAAG, from the coding sequence ATGGCCGACGCGGTCCGCGCCCGCGCGCAGTGGGCGTGGTGCCTTTACGACTGGGCCAACTCGGCGTTCGCGACCAGCGTCGTCTCGGCGATCCTGCCGGTTTACTTCGCGGGCGTCGCGGCGCGGACCATGGCGCCGCACCAGGCGACCGCCCTGTGGGGCTACGCGAGCGCGGCCGCGCTGGCCGTCACCGCGGTGCTCTCGCCGATCGCCGGCGCGCTCGCCGACCAGACGCGCCGGCGCAAGCCCTGGCTGCTGGCGTGCGTGCTGCTCGGCGTCGCGGGCACGCTGGTGCTCGCGGCGATGCCGGGCCAGCCGTGGTGGGGACTGCTCACGGCCTTCGGCGTCGCGTTCATCGCCTTCGCGACCGGCAACGTGCTCTACGACTCGCTGCTGCCGGGCATCGCGCACGACGCCGAACTGCACGCGGTCTCGGCCCGCGGCTTCGCGCTCGGCTACCTGGGCGGCGGGCTGCTGCTCGCCGTGCACCTCGCGCTGGTGCTCGCGCCACGGCGATTCGGGCTTCCCGACGCGGGCGCCGCGACGCGCGTCGCGTTCGCGAGCGTGGCCGCCTGGTGGCTGGTCTTCTCGCTGCCGCTGTTTCGCGACGTGCCCGAGCCCGAGGGCGAGTCGCATGGCGTGCCCGCGGCGCGGCTCGCCGCCGCCACGCTGCGCCGGCTCGGCCGCACGCTCGCGCACATCGCCGAGCGGCGCGACCTGCTGCGCTTCCTGATCGCCTTCTGGCTCTACTCCGACGGCATCGGCACCATCATCAAGATGGCGACCATCTACGGCGCCGAGGTCGGCATCGGGCGCAGGGACCTGATCGGCGCGCTGCTCATGGTGCAGATCGTGGCGGCGCCGGCGTCGCTCGCGTTCGGCCGGCTCGCGCGGTCGCTGGGACCCAAGCTCGCGGTGCTGCTCGGGCTCGCGGGGTACTGCGGCATCAGCGTGTTCGCCTACTTCCTGCAGAAGCCCTGGCACTTCTGGGTGCTGGCGCTGCTCGTGGCGCTCTTCCAGGGCGGCACGCAGGCGCTGTCGCGATCCATGTTCGCCTCGCTGGTGCCGAAGCGGCAGGTCAGCGAGCTTTTCGGCTTCTACTCGGTCAGCGAGAAGCTGGCCGGCGTGGTCGGGCCCATCCTGTTCGCCATCGTCACGCAACTCACGGGCGGCGGCCGGCTGGCGACCCTCACGCTGCTGCCGCTGTTCCTGGGCGGCGCCTGGCTGCTGTGGCGCGTGGACCTCGAGCGCGGCGCGCGCGAGGCCGGGGCCGGCGACGCGGCCGGCTGA
- a CDS encoding DUF2911 domain-containing protein: protein MGQLSTRDTVNATAGGAALWIDYGRPAKRGRVLFGGLVPYGEVWRTGANAATQFRTDRTLDFGGHSLQPGTYTLWTLPGADGWKLILNSETGQWGTEHKAANDLFSVPMQLTALPESVERFTVSVEPGTDGGELRLDWGTTRAAARFTVPAATGN from the coding sequence ATGGGCCAGCTCTCGACGCGGGACACGGTGAACGCGACCGCCGGCGGCGCGGCGTTGTGGATCGATTACGGGCGGCCCGCAAAGCGCGGCCGCGTCCTGTTCGGCGGGCTCGTGCCCTACGGCGAGGTCTGGCGCACCGGCGCCAACGCCGCGACGCAGTTCCGCACGGACCGCACCCTCGACTTCGGCGGCCACAGCCTGCAGCCCGGCACCTACACGCTGTGGACGCTGCCCGGAGCCGACGGCTGGAAGCTGATCCTCAACTCGGAGACGGGCCAGTGGGGCACGGAGCACAAGGCGGCGAACGACCTGTTCTCGGTCCCCATGCAGCTGACGGCCCTGCCGGAGAGCGTCGAGCGCTTCACCGTCAGCGTCGAGCCCGGGACGGACGGCGGCGAGCTGCGCCTCGACTGGGGCACGACGCGCGCCGCGGCGCGCTTCACGGTCCCGGCGGCGACGGGGAACTGA
- a CDS encoding aldo/keto reductase, translating to MNYRSLGRSGLKVSEISLGSWTTYGGSVGTDDTVQIVRQAFDSGVNLFDTADVYVKGGAEMALAEAIRDLPREQIVVATKCMGRMWDGPLGRGLSRKHIFDSCDQSLRRLRLDYLDLYQFHAPDVDTPLEESLRAFEDLVRTGKVRYVGFSNFDHHPKLALEVATIQKRERWTRMISAQPRWNLVDRHVEKEHVAYCRRNGIGMIVYSPLAQGVLTNKYAGGARPEGSRATSDFKHFLESENALTPQNVAAAERLGAWCAARGLEPAAVAIAWVLKHDVVASAITGATSTTQLEQNLRALEVKLTDGEWREVEAAIAGPRPAAKARGRARPARGKTRARR from the coding sequence ATGAACTACCGCAGCCTCGGCAGGTCGGGCCTCAAGGTTTCCGAGATCTCACTGGGTTCGTGGACGACCTACGGCGGGTCCGTGGGCACCGACGACACCGTCCAGATCGTGCGTCAGGCCTTCGACTCCGGCGTCAATTTGTTCGACACGGCCGACGTGTACGTCAAGGGTGGGGCCGAGATGGCGCTTGCCGAGGCGATCCGCGACCTGCCGCGCGAGCAGATCGTCGTCGCGACCAAGTGCATGGGCCGGATGTGGGACGGGCCCCTCGGTCGCGGCCTCTCGCGCAAGCACATCTTCGATTCCTGCGACCAGAGCCTGCGGCGCCTGCGGCTGGACTACCTCGACCTCTACCAGTTCCACGCCCCGGACGTGGACACTCCGCTCGAGGAGTCGCTGCGAGCGTTCGAGGACCTCGTGCGCACGGGCAAGGTGCGCTACGTCGGCTTCTCGAACTTCGATCACCACCCGAAGCTCGCCCTCGAGGTCGCCACGATCCAGAAGCGCGAGCGCTGGACGCGGATGATTTCCGCGCAGCCGCGCTGGAATCTCGTGGACCGCCACGTCGAGAAGGAGCACGTCGCCTACTGCCGGCGCAACGGCATCGGCATGATCGTCTATTCGCCGCTCGCGCAGGGCGTGCTGACGAACAAGTACGCCGGCGGCGCGCGTCCCGAAGGCAGCCGCGCGACCAGCGACTTCAAGCACTTCCTGGAGTCCGAGAACGCGCTGACGCCCCAGAACGTCGCCGCGGCCGAGCGCCTCGGGGCGTGGTGCGCCGCGCGCGGCCTCGAGCCGGCGGCGGTGGCGATCGCCTGGGTGCTCAAGCACGACGTGGTCGCGAGCGCGATCACCGGCGCGACGAGCACTACGCAGCTCGAGCAGAACCTGCGCGCGCTCGAGGTGAAGCTGACCGACGGCGAGTGGCGCGAAGTCGAGGCCGCGATCGCGGGCCCGCGGCCGGCCGCGAAGGCGCGCGGCCGGGCAAGACCTGCGCGCGGGAAGACCAGGGCCCGGAGGTAG
- a CDS encoding DUF547 domain-containing protein has protein sequence MPVPTPTRRSRSCPAALAFAAIVLLGAAPAPAQTAGDTGWQALLDRYLRAEPAVKGQPAETRFDYEQLYVDEGIWPSRSSARLSAIHQRMFAVTPSALEPKARMAWALNAYNFLVVERATLLLLVPRHKFQRYESVAQMSSGDGGFFEAQVAQVEGRSYSIGQFERWFVYGDSTPMYEPRRVAGDPRLMFALCRGSVGGPSLPARAFKPESLDAQLDRCTRNALESSRFASQDPASKSLLVSDYLGERLLDFGGSQSGLVGFLEKQGPSALRSFLRREKIARVARFTRVDPDLNQVPRAKPAPPAPPPAAKS, from the coding sequence ATGCCTGTCCCGACCCCGACCCGCAGGTCCCGTTCGTGCCCGGCCGCGCTCGCGTTCGCGGCGATCGTGCTGCTCGGCGCCGCACCCGCGCCTGCCCAGACCGCGGGCGACACGGGCTGGCAGGCGCTGCTCGACCGTTACCTGCGCGCCGAACCGGCCGTGAAGGGTCAGCCCGCCGAAACGCGCTTCGACTACGAGCAGCTCTACGTGGACGAGGGCATCTGGCCGTCGAGGAGTTCCGCGCGCCTGAGCGCGATTCACCAGCGGATGTTCGCGGTCACTCCCTCGGCGCTCGAGCCGAAGGCGCGGATGGCGTGGGCGCTGAACGCCTACAACTTCCTCGTCGTCGAACGCGCCACGCTCCTGCTGCTCGTCCCGCGCCACAAGTTCCAGCGCTACGAGAGCGTCGCTCAGATGTCGTCGGGGGACGGCGGATTCTTCGAGGCCCAGGTGGCGCAGGTCGAGGGCCGCAGCTATTCGATCGGCCAGTTCGAACGCTGGTTCGTGTACGGCGACAGCACGCCGATGTACGAGCCGCGCCGCGTGGCCGGCGACCCGCGGCTGATGTTCGCGCTCTGCCGCGGCTCGGTCGGCGGGCCCTCGCTGCCCGCGCGCGCGTTCAAGCCCGAGTCGCTGGACGCGCAACTCGACCGCTGCACGCGGAACGCGCTCGAGTCCTCCCGCTTCGCCTCGCAGGACCCCGCCTCGAAGTCGCTGCTCGTGTCGGACTATCTCGGCGAGCGGCTCCTCGACTTCGGCGGCTCGCAGTCCGGGCTCGTCGGCTTCCTCGAGAAGCAGGGGCCTTCCGCGCTTCGATCGTTCCTCCGCCGCGAGAAGATCGCGCGCGTCGCGCGGTTCACGCGCGTGGACCCGGATCTGAACCAGGTGCCGCGGGCCAAACCGGCTCCGCCTGCGCCTCCGCCCGCCGCGAAGTCCTGA